The following are encoded together in the Mycolicibacterium arabiense genome:
- a CDS encoding URC4/urg3 family protein, producing the protein MSSPESAATALRSTAAVRERASWLLARARADESPWFTVDDDEMPGAATLVAETTRTRYPDLAVPFHSRWRHFEAGDVDRKAILDDALPESGERLRAMVDLAVVSVLLDAGAGPDWHYREVGGDRYSRSEGLGVASFHAFTAGVFSSDPSHPLRADADGLRALRVDDIGKAFQADASNPLVGLDGRVEVLRRLGDALADRPDVFGSPARPGGMAGALVGADGHVAAHAILTALLSSLSNIWPAANAIDGVALGDCWRHDAVPGPGLTAGWVPFHKLSQWLTYSLLEPFQWAGVTVDGLDALTGLPEYRNGGLLLDTGVLALRDPEWASRTWSAGDELVVEWRALTVALLDELADLVRGELGVDVPLACVLEGGTWATGRILAQQLRGGLPPLTIDSDGTVF; encoded by the coding sequence GTGAGCAGCCCGGAGTCTGCGGCGACCGCGCTGCGATCCACCGCGGCCGTTCGCGAGCGCGCCTCCTGGCTGCTGGCGCGTGCGCGTGCCGACGAATCGCCCTGGTTCACCGTCGACGACGACGAGATGCCCGGCGCCGCCACGCTCGTGGCGGAGACGACGCGCACCCGGTACCCCGACCTGGCGGTGCCGTTCCACAGTCGCTGGCGCCACTTCGAGGCGGGTGACGTCGACCGCAAGGCGATCCTCGACGACGCACTGCCCGAGTCGGGCGAGCGGCTGCGGGCGATGGTCGACCTGGCCGTCGTCAGCGTGCTCCTCGACGCCGGCGCCGGACCGGACTGGCACTACCGCGAGGTCGGCGGCGACCGGTATTCGCGCTCGGAGGGGCTGGGCGTCGCCAGCTTTCACGCCTTCACCGCGGGTGTGTTCTCGAGCGACCCGTCGCACCCGCTGCGCGCGGACGCCGACGGACTGCGCGCCCTGCGCGTCGACGACATCGGCAAGGCATTCCAGGCCGACGCGTCGAATCCGCTCGTCGGGCTCGACGGCCGTGTCGAGGTGCTCCGCCGCCTCGGCGACGCGTTGGCCGACCGACCGGACGTCTTCGGCAGCCCGGCGCGCCCGGGTGGCATGGCGGGTGCCCTCGTCGGAGCAGACGGTCACGTCGCCGCGCACGCCATCCTCACCGCGCTCCTGTCGTCGCTGTCGAACATCTGGCCAGCGGCCAACGCGATCGACGGTGTCGCACTCGGCGACTGCTGGCGCCACGACGCGGTCCCGGGGCCGGGGCTCACGGCAGGCTGGGTGCCGTTCCACAAGCTCTCCCAGTGGCTCACCTACTCACTCCTCGAGCCGTTCCAGTGGGCCGGGGTCACCGTCGACGGTCTCGACGCACTGACCGGCTTGCCCGAATACCGCAACGGAGGACTACTTCTCGACACTGGCGTGCTCGCTCTGCGCGATCCGGAATGGGCTTCGCGCACGTGGTCGGCTGGCGACGAACTCGTCGTCGAATGGCGCGCGCTCACCGTCGCCCTGCTCGACGAACTCGCCGACCTCGTTCGCGGCGAACTGGGTGTCGACGTCCCCCTGGCCTGCGTGCTGGAGGGTGGCACGTGGGCGACCGGCCGAATTCTGGCCCAGCAGTTGCGCGGCGGCCTGCCGCCTCTGACCATCGACAGCGACGGGACGGTGTTCTGA
- a CDS encoding SDR family NAD(P)-dependent oxidoreductase, with translation MRLENKVALVTGGSAGLGLAIAQRFGREGAHVYITGRREAALEAARASIDGHVTAVVADATVSDDLDEVVEKILRESGHLDVIVANAGSIERKNLGDVTEEHIDQTFDLNARGTLFTVQKALPLLRTGGSIILMGSITAFKGDPGAGTYSAAKAAVRSFARTWAAEFGDRGLRVNVLSPGPIDTLIIDGQAEYFGQDPAALRTQMSALVPMGRLGRPEEIASGALFLASDESSFMTGAELCIDGGMAQV, from the coding sequence ATGCGTCTCGAGAACAAAGTAGCCCTCGTGACCGGCGGGAGCGCGGGTCTCGGTCTGGCGATTGCTCAGAGATTCGGACGGGAAGGCGCCCACGTCTACATCACGGGGCGACGGGAAGCGGCGCTGGAAGCCGCAAGGGCTTCGATCGACGGTCATGTCACGGCTGTCGTCGCGGACGCGACGGTGTCGGATGATCTCGACGAGGTGGTCGAGAAAATCCTTCGGGAGAGCGGGCACCTCGACGTGATCGTCGCCAACGCCGGGAGCATCGAGCGGAAGAATCTCGGCGACGTCACCGAGGAACACATCGACCAGACATTCGACCTGAATGCCCGCGGCACGCTGTTCACGGTCCAAAAGGCGCTACCGCTCCTGAGAACGGGTGGCTCGATCATTCTGATGGGCTCGATCACGGCGTTCAAGGGGGATCCCGGGGCGGGGACGTACAGCGCGGCGAAGGCCGCCGTGCGTTCCTTCGCGCGCACGTGGGCAGCGGAGTTCGGCGACCGGGGCCTCCGGGTCAACGTGCTCAGCCCGGGGCCGATCGACACGCTCATCATCGACGGACAGGCCGAGTACTTCGGGCAAGACCCAGCCGCTCTCCGAACCCAGATGAGTGCTCTCGTACCGATGGGCCGCCTCGGGCGTCCCGAAGAAATAGCCAGCGGTGCCCTGTTCCTCGCCTCGGACGAAAGCAGTTTCATGACAGGCGCAGAACTCTGCATCGATGGCGGGATGGCTCAGGTGTAG
- the upp gene encoding uracil phosphoribosyltransferase — protein MTEVHLVDHPLVQHKLTLMRRKDASTKSFRELLHEVSMLMAYEVLRDIPMHEVEVETPLEVTRGKAIDGKKLVFVSILRAGSGILDGMLAVVPGARVGHIGLYRDPKTLIAVEYYFKLPTDLDERDVVVVDPMLATGHSAVAAVERLKESGPKSIKFVCLLACPEGIAALHAEHPDVPIYTAAVDRELDEHGYIVPGMGDAGDRMFGTK, from the coding sequence ATGACCGAGGTGCATCTGGTGGACCACCCGCTGGTGCAGCACAAGCTGACGTTGATGCGCCGAAAGGACGCCAGTACGAAGAGCTTCCGCGAACTCCTGCACGAGGTGTCGATGCTGATGGCCTACGAGGTGCTGCGGGACATCCCGATGCACGAGGTCGAGGTCGAGACGCCGCTGGAGGTGACACGCGGCAAGGCCATCGACGGCAAGAAGCTGGTGTTCGTGTCGATCCTGCGGGCGGGCAGCGGCATCCTCGACGGGATGCTGGCGGTGGTACCCGGCGCTCGGGTCGGGCACATCGGCCTGTACCGCGACCCGAAGACGCTGATCGCCGTCGAGTACTACTTCAAGCTGCCCACCGACCTCGACGAGCGCGACGTCGTGGTCGTGGATCCGATGCTCGCAACCGGACACTCCGCTGTCGCCGCCGTCGAGCGACTCAAGGAGTCCGGACCCAAGTCTATCAAGTTCGTGTGCCTGCTGGCGTGCCCCGAGGGCATCGCCGCGTTGCACGCCGAACACCCGGACGTCCCCATCTACACCGCCGCAGTCGACCGTGAACTCGACGAGCACGGATACATCGTGCCGGGCATGGGCGACGCGGGTGACCGCATGTTCGGCACCAAGTGA
- a CDS encoding molybdopterin-containing oxidoreductase family protein — protein sequence MTTSRARPVPARTAGPEGTTVAKKTFCCICEASCGLIATVQDDRVISLAPDPAHPSSRGFACSKGVQFHEVVADPDRVVHPMQRMPDGLFAPRTWDQALDDIGARLRAIRKAHGAQSIGVAYGNPVAWNYAGSTAIAGLAEVLGTKHRFSSASVDVNNYFVAADMLYGSTMVNPLPDYAHTDFALLVGTNPVVSKGSLVTTGRIRDTLVGITARGGRVIVLDPRRTETARLFEHVPIRPNADPWLLGAMLRVLFDEELIDAEAIARQTVGVNALRALAGSFDLDRAARETGVPVETITSLARDLAAARSASVHGRCGASLGQYSTLTKFLLDALSIVTGNLDRRGGMVFGDPMVDLDGIGAKTGAFGRNRWRTRVHDIGEVNGTAPLACVAAEITTPGEGRLRALIGLSSNIVTSSPGAAHTAAALDELDLMVWLDPYVTETSRHAHWILPPALWLEREEMPIFTQGQSLIPNAQWVAPVVPPRADARSDAWIVDQLARRLGILALAVPGGQLLAKLGLRIKPHHVIDLTLRIGKHGDLFGLRPRGLSRKKLMATQGAVKLADDCAVGVFAKKIFHDDHRVHLDQPDMAAETRRLIASTDDARYPMRLFSIRTLRSHNTWLHNVPRLMTGGERRCHAVMSCSDAVAAGVHDRDPLTITSQWGQITVPVIVSDEVMEGTVGLTHGFGHGGGWRRAVAAGGANYNVLTPDDPSYIDQPSGNAFLNGIPVRVEPGSAP from the coding sequence ATGACCACGTCTCGAGCGCGGCCTGTCCCCGCGAGAACTGCTGGCCCAGAGGGCACCACGGTCGCGAAGAAAACGTTCTGCTGCATCTGCGAAGCGTCCTGTGGACTGATCGCGACAGTTCAGGACGACCGGGTGATCTCGCTGGCACCCGATCCCGCCCACCCGTCCTCCCGGGGTTTCGCCTGCTCGAAGGGCGTGCAATTCCACGAGGTCGTCGCCGATCCCGACCGCGTCGTGCACCCCATGCAACGAATGCCCGACGGCTTGTTCGCACCACGGACGTGGGACCAGGCACTAGACGACATCGGGGCCCGCCTACGGGCAATCCGCAAAGCGCACGGCGCGCAGTCCATCGGCGTGGCCTACGGCAACCCGGTGGCGTGGAACTACGCGGGCAGCACGGCCATCGCCGGACTCGCCGAAGTCCTTGGCACGAAACATCGTTTCTCATCAGCCTCGGTGGACGTCAACAACTACTTCGTCGCTGCCGACATGCTCTACGGCAGCACCATGGTCAACCCGCTGCCTGACTACGCCCACACCGACTTCGCGTTACTGGTCGGCACCAACCCGGTGGTCTCGAAGGGCAGTCTGGTCACGACAGGACGCATCCGCGACACCCTGGTCGGCATCACTGCCCGCGGGGGGCGGGTGATCGTCCTGGACCCGCGCCGCACCGAAACGGCTCGGCTGTTCGAGCACGTGCCCATCCGCCCGAATGCCGATCCCTGGTTGTTGGGCGCCATGCTGCGAGTGCTGTTCGACGAGGAACTCATCGATGCCGAGGCGATCGCCAGGCAGACGGTAGGCGTCAATGCGTTGCGCGCGTTGGCCGGATCCTTCGACCTCGACCGCGCCGCGCGTGAAACCGGCGTCCCGGTCGAAACCATCACGTCACTGGCTCGCGATCTGGCTGCAGCCAGGAGTGCCAGCGTGCACGGCAGGTGCGGTGCCTCACTGGGGCAGTACTCGACGCTCACGAAGTTCCTCCTCGACGCGCTCTCCATCGTCACCGGTAATCTCGACCGGCGAGGCGGCATGGTGTTCGGGGACCCGATGGTCGACCTCGACGGCATCGGAGCCAAGACCGGCGCGTTCGGCCGCAACCGATGGCGCACCCGCGTCCACGACATCGGAGAGGTCAACGGCACGGCGCCGCTGGCATGTGTGGCAGCAGAGATCACCACGCCCGGCGAGGGGCGGCTACGCGCCTTGATCGGGTTGTCGTCCAACATCGTGACCAGCTCACCAGGCGCTGCCCACACTGCCGCCGCACTGGACGAACTCGACCTGATGGTGTGGCTGGACCCGTACGTCACCGAGACCAGTCGGCATGCGCACTGGATCCTTCCGCCGGCACTCTGGCTGGAACGCGAAGAGATGCCCATCTTCACCCAGGGCCAGTCCCTCATACCCAACGCGCAGTGGGTCGCGCCCGTGGTTCCACCGCGCGCAGATGCCCGCTCCGACGCCTGGATCGTCGATCAGCTGGCACGCCGTCTGGGCATCCTGGCCTTGGCGGTGCCCGGCGGTCAGCTGTTGGCGAAGCTCGGGCTCCGCATCAAGCCGCACCACGTCATCGATCTCACGCTGAGAATCGGAAAGCACGGCGACCTGTTCGGTCTGCGACCCAGGGGATTGAGCCGCAAGAAACTGATGGCGACCCAGGGCGCGGTGAAACTGGCCGACGACTGCGCGGTAGGTGTGTTCGCCAAGAAGATCTTTCACGACGACCATCGAGTGCATCTGGATCAGCCGGACATGGCCGCCGAGACACGACGACTGATCGCTTCGACCGACGATGCCCGATACCCGATGCGTCTTTTCAGTATTCGGACGCTGCGGTCACACAACACGTGGTTGCACAACGTACCCAGACTGATGACCGGCGGCGAGCGACGATGCCACGCCGTGATGTCCTGCTCCGATGCGGTCGCGGCGGGTGTGCACGACCGTGACCCGCTGACCATCACATCCCAGTGGGGCCAGATCACGGTTCCGGTGATCGTGAGCGATGAAGTCATGGAGGGAACGGTCGGTCTGACCCACGGATTCGGTCACGGTGGGGGATGGCGACGCGCCGTCGCTGCCGGCGGTGCGAACTACAACGTGCTCACGCCCGACGACCCGAGTTACATCGATCAACCTTCGGGCAATGCGTTCCTCAACGGCATCCCCGTTCGCGTCGAACCAGGGAGCGCGCCGTGA
- a CDS encoding TetR/AcrR family transcriptional regulator, which translates to MIASTKQLSGVQARTRAAILAATASALAANRTATMPEIATVAGVGRTTLHRYFADRETLIHEATLDSIRVLIEAVDEAATEDGPALDAMRRFITAGVSISERLVFIFGDPAVLRDIPPAQSPNEQVVIDLIARGQHEGVFDPDLDPTWIWHALYALILRGCEQAIAGALPRHTVAPLIIRTFERGVSPAR; encoded by the coding sequence GTGATTGCCTCGACAAAGCAACTTTCGGGTGTGCAAGCCCGAACTCGAGCGGCGATCTTGGCTGCGACCGCTTCCGCGCTGGCTGCGAACCGAACGGCCACCATGCCCGAGATCGCGACCGTGGCCGGAGTCGGCCGCACCACGCTGCACCGCTACTTCGCTGACCGCGAGACGCTGATCCACGAGGCAACCCTCGACTCGATCCGCGTGCTCATCGAAGCGGTGGACGAGGCCGCCACCGAGGACGGGCCCGCCCTCGACGCGATGCGGCGATTCATCACCGCCGGCGTCTCCATCAGTGAACGGCTGGTCTTCATCTTCGGCGACCCAGCGGTGCTCCGCGACATCCCGCCGGCCCAGTCCCCGAACGAGCAGGTGGTGATCGATCTGATCGCACGCGGACAACACGAAGGCGTATTCGACCCAGATCTCGACCCGACCTGGATCTGGCACGCGCTCTACGCATTGATCCTGCGAGGCTGCGAACAAGCCATAGCTGGGGCCCTGCCGCGGCACACCGTCGCCCCTCTCATCATCCGGACCTTCGAACGCGGCGTCAGCCCTGCCCGTTAG
- a CDS encoding NAD(P)/FAD-dependent oxidoreductase has protein sequence MNITWDCVIVGGGAAGLSAGLVLGRARRRTLLVDAGQQSNRAAHGIGGLLGHDGRAPGELYKAGRQEISAYPSVELRTGEVVAGQRTGDVFELELSDGRYERARTVLLATGVEYRPPALPGLAELWGRSVFHCPFCHGWEVRDQPLAVLVNGMRAVQPSLLLTAWSDDVVLLTGGPADLDDDTRSRLAAAHIPIDERPIAELVSTDGKLQAIVFTDGTRLARSGLLVATTLHQRSRLVEQLGVGFGEPGPAAASPIAVDVLCRTTVPGVFAAGDDTSAQMTQVASAVALGSLAATSIVQSLLAEDVGLPVPAWPGPPPATVG, from the coding sequence ATGAACATCACATGGGACTGCGTCATCGTCGGTGGCGGGGCCGCGGGCTTGAGCGCGGGTCTGGTCCTGGGCCGGGCGCGGCGGCGCACGCTGCTCGTCGACGCGGGTCAGCAGAGCAACCGGGCCGCCCACGGCATCGGCGGGCTGCTAGGCCACGACGGCAGAGCGCCGGGCGAACTGTACAAGGCCGGGCGCCAAGAGATCTCCGCTTACCCGTCCGTCGAACTGCGGACCGGCGAGGTGGTGGCCGGCCAGCGTACCGGCGACGTGTTCGAACTGGAACTGTCTGACGGTCGGTACGAACGCGCGCGCACGGTGCTGCTGGCCACCGGAGTCGAGTACCGACCGCCCGCGCTGCCGGGTCTCGCGGAATTGTGGGGCCGGTCGGTGTTCCACTGCCCGTTCTGCCACGGCTGGGAGGTTCGCGACCAACCGTTGGCGGTGTTGGTGAACGGTATGCGGGCGGTGCAGCCGTCGCTACTGCTGACAGCCTGGAGCGACGACGTGGTGCTGCTGACGGGAGGGCCCGCGGATCTCGATGACGACACCCGATCCCGACTGGCGGCAGCACACATCCCCATCGACGAGCGGCCCATTGCCGAACTCGTCTCGACCGACGGCAAACTGCAAGCCATCGTCTTCACCGACGGCACTCGACTGGCGCGCAGCGGCCTGCTCGTCGCGACGACACTGCATCAGCGCTCACGGTTGGTCGAACAGCTCGGAGTGGGATTCGGTGAGCCGGGGCCCGCCGCAGCAAGTCCCATCGCCGTCGATGTCCTATGCCGGACCACAGTCCCCGGAGTCTTCGCGGCCGGCGACGACACGAGTGCGCAGATGACGCAGGTGGCCTCGGCGGTCGCGTTGGGTTCGCTCGCGGCCACGTCGATTGTGCAGAGTCTGTTGGCCGAGGATGTCGGCTTGCCTGTACCGGCATGGCCGGGACCACCACCGGCGACGGTCGGCTGA
- a CDS encoding TetR/AcrR family transcriptional regulator has product MTTTSADGRTQRRHRNAERLYDAACELLATTSFDELAVEDICAHAGVARATFFRIFDNKAGLLREFNRRLALDAADGVAAAGTADIAETLEVIRQSIYRAWLGAGPGLIRMAAEHAHSAPSSDPHAAHPELFTLVLEAVTAAIATGELSDAVPVDLAASLALVQMIAPMTYVLSGSDVDIEALSKLLLHQWLRGMAPTGIEDRRS; this is encoded by the coding sequence ATGACGACCACGTCGGCCGACGGCCGTACTCAGCGCCGGCACCGCAACGCCGAACGCCTTTACGACGCGGCGTGTGAATTGCTCGCCACCACATCCTTCGACGAGCTTGCCGTCGAAGACATCTGTGCTCACGCGGGGGTCGCCCGCGCCACGTTCTTTCGCATCTTCGACAACAAAGCCGGGCTGCTTCGCGAGTTCAACCGTCGCCTGGCGCTGGACGCCGCGGACGGCGTCGCCGCCGCCGGTACCGCCGACATCGCCGAGACCTTGGAAGTCATCCGCCAGTCGATTTACCGAGCTTGGCTGGGAGCTGGGCCGGGCCTGATACGGATGGCCGCCGAGCATGCCCATAGCGCCCCGTCTTCGGACCCGCACGCCGCGCACCCCGAGCTGTTCACGTTGGTGTTAGAAGCCGTCACGGCAGCGATCGCGACGGGCGAGTTATCCGACGCGGTACCGGTGGATTTGGCTGCATCCCTGGCCCTGGTCCAGATGATCGCACCGATGACCTACGTGCTCTCCGGAAGCGACGTCGACATCGAGGCATTGTCCAAACTCCTGCTCCACCAGTGGTTGCGCGGCATGGCGCCGACCGGAATCGAGGACCGACGGTCATGA
- a CDS encoding FAD-dependent oxidoreductase, which translates to MTYVITQNCCNDASCVQACPVGCIHPTPEEPGYLAAEMLYIDPDACIDCAACVDACPVNAVYAEDELPQDLRAYLAINADYYKDNPVEHRPVSIPDPPPLPASDQPLRVAIVGAGPSGFYAAAELFANGVRHVEVSMFERLPVPFGLVRHGVAPDHQHTKEIDQLFRRVAAHRDFATFYNVDIGTHVTHADLSAHHHAVIYTSGAAHARPLGIPGEDLPGSHSATDFVAWYNGHPDFADASFDLSGERAVVVGNGNVALDVARVLLQDPERLARTDIADHAIAALRESNIREVVLLGRRDSTHAAYTTPELLGFAALDGIDIVVESGDSQAGPPAEDFVGRWKARALDDVVRVGQRQATSNRRLVLRFLVSPVAIVGTDRVEAVDIARNRMVVDGDGNAVAEATEHVETIDTGLLLRSIGYRGQALVDLPFDARTGTLPNRDGRVIDPATGAVLRGTYTAGWIKRGPSGVIGTNRADAASTVEAVLDDYRRGRLDTPTGTAAELVDLVAVRQPQRVDRARWQQIDEQETARGRAQDRPRVKFTSTDDMLVTAQTRGGATSSTQTGE; encoded by the coding sequence GTGACGTATGTGATCACGCAGAACTGCTGCAACGACGCCAGTTGCGTACAAGCATGCCCCGTCGGATGCATCCACCCCACGCCGGAGGAACCGGGCTACCTCGCCGCGGAAATGCTCTACATCGACCCCGACGCGTGCATCGATTGCGCCGCCTGCGTCGACGCATGCCCGGTGAATGCCGTGTACGCCGAAGACGAGCTGCCCCAGGACCTCCGGGCGTACCTCGCCATCAACGCCGACTACTACAAAGACAATCCGGTAGAGCACCGGCCCGTGTCGATCCCCGATCCGCCACCGCTGCCGGCGTCGGACCAGCCGCTGCGCGTGGCCATTGTGGGCGCGGGCCCGAGTGGGTTCTATGCCGCGGCTGAGCTGTTTGCCAATGGCGTGCGCCACGTGGAGGTGTCGATGTTCGAACGGCTGCCCGTTCCCTTCGGACTGGTCCGCCACGGTGTGGCACCCGATCATCAACACACCAAGGAGATCGACCAGCTGTTTCGCCGTGTCGCAGCACATCGCGATTTCGCCACGTTCTACAACGTCGACATCGGCACGCACGTGACCCATGCCGATCTCAGCGCCCACCACCACGCCGTGATCTACACCAGCGGAGCCGCGCACGCTCGCCCTCTCGGAATCCCCGGCGAGGACTTGCCCGGCAGCCACTCGGCGACGGATTTCGTCGCTTGGTACAACGGCCATCCCGACTTTGCCGATGCATCGTTCGATCTGTCGGGTGAGCGCGCCGTCGTCGTGGGCAACGGTAACGTCGCCCTCGACGTGGCCAGGGTGTTGTTGCAGGATCCGGAGAGGTTGGCCCGAACCGACATCGCCGATCATGCGATCGCTGCGTTGCGCGAGAGCAACATTCGCGAGGTCGTCCTGCTCGGCCGCCGTGACTCCACCCACGCCGCGTACACCACGCCCGAACTGCTCGGCTTCGCGGCGCTCGACGGTATCGACATCGTGGTCGAATCCGGTGACAGCCAGGCCGGCCCGCCCGCAGAGGACTTCGTCGGACGCTGGAAAGCCCGCGCCCTCGACGACGTTGTTCGCGTAGGGCAGCGCCAGGCCACCTCGAACAGGCGCCTGGTACTGCGATTCCTGGTGTCCCCGGTGGCCATCGTGGGAACCGATCGGGTCGAGGCCGTCGACATAGCGCGCAACCGGATGGTCGTCGACGGCGACGGCAACGCGGTTGCCGAGGCCACGGAACACGTCGAGACCATTGATACGGGTCTGCTGTTGCGGTCCATCGGCTACCGCGGCCAAGCGCTGGTGGACCTGCCCTTCGACGCCAGGACCGGGACGTTGCCCAACCGGGATGGACGCGTCATCGACCCGGCGACCGGCGCCGTGTTGCGCGGCACCTACACCGCCGGCTGGATCAAGCGTGGCCCCTCCGGAGTCATCGGCACCAACCGTGCCGACGCCGCAAGCACCGTCGAGGCAGTGCTCGATGATTACCGCCGGGGCCGGCTCGACACGCCAACCGGGACCGCCGCGGAACTGGTCGACCTCGTCGCAGTGCGCCAACCCCAACGCGTCGACCGCGCGCGCTGGCAGCAGATCGACGAACAGGAAACCGCGCGGGGCCGCGCGCAAGACCGGCCCCGCGTCAAGTTCACCAGCACCGACGACATGCTGGTGACCGCGCAAACTCGCGGCGGCGCTACCTCGAGTACGCAGACTGGCGAATGA
- the dacB gene encoding D-alanyl-D-alanine carboxypeptidase/D-alanyl-D-alanine endopeptidase has protein sequence MTTRRRATVIAAVVVVLAASTVGAVAVTRGDYFGAGEAVTSDPRPSPAAAAPFATLSPDAPIPTSAGLAAALAPTLANPDLGLLTGRVADATTGDVLWQQNPDLPQTPGSVTKVLTAAAALLALSPAHRVATTVVPGSVPGQVVLVGGGDPTLTAQPVGETGYYVDAPRLDDLAEQVLASGVSAQSVVVDTALFPGPTMARGWNPVDIEGGSIAPIEPVMLDGGRRQPLVTYSPRTATPALDTGRALADRLGVDPSAVTAGQAPPGASPVATVWSAPLSVRLHQMMVLSDDVTAETIAREVALVRGKPATFDGAVEAVTDVLVEAGVDLDGLDLSDLSGLSTDDRIPARVVDDVVTAATGTGEQSEKLRAMVDDLAVGGGSGTLWDRFVAPSPGAGWVRAKTGTLDNVNALAGYVVDVDGRALTFALMSTGTMQDVAKPALDALATVLRLCGCR, from the coding sequence GTGACCACACGGCGGCGAGCGACTGTCATCGCTGCCGTCGTCGTCGTATTGGCCGCCTCGACCGTCGGCGCGGTCGCCGTCACACGCGGCGACTACTTCGGCGCAGGCGAGGCCGTGACGTCCGATCCCCGGCCGTCGCCAGCCGCCGCAGCCCCGTTCGCGACGCTCTCCCCCGACGCCCCCATACCCACCTCGGCCGGTCTGGCTGCGGCGTTGGCGCCCACTCTGGCGAACCCCGATCTCGGCCTACTGACCGGTCGCGTCGCCGACGCGACCACCGGTGACGTACTGTGGCAGCAGAACCCGGACCTGCCGCAGACGCCCGGTTCGGTGACGAAGGTGCTCACTGCGGCGGCCGCGCTGCTGGCGCTGTCACCCGCACACCGCGTGGCGACCACGGTGGTGCCCGGCTCCGTCCCGGGCCAGGTCGTGCTCGTGGGCGGCGGTGACCCGACCCTCACGGCCCAGCCCGTGGGCGAAACCGGCTACTACGTCGATGCCCCGCGCCTCGACGACCTCGCTGAGCAGGTACTCGCATCGGGCGTCTCCGCGCAGAGCGTCGTGGTCGACACCGCGCTGTTCCCCGGGCCCACCATGGCCCGCGGATGGAACCCCGTCGACATCGAGGGCGGCAGCATCGCCCCGATCGAGCCGGTGATGCTCGACGGCGGCCGCAGACAACCGTTGGTCACGTACTCCCCCCGCACCGCCACACCTGCACTCGACACCGGCCGCGCGCTGGCCGACCGGCTCGGGGTCGACCCGTCGGCGGTGACGGCCGGCCAGGCACCGCCGGGTGCCAGTCCCGTTGCGACCGTGTGGTCGGCACCGCTCAGCGTGCGCCTGCATCAGATGATGGTGCTCTCCGACGACGTCACCGCGGAGACCATCGCGCGGGAGGTCGCGCTCGTCAGAGGCAAGCCCGCGACGTTCGACGGGGCCGTCGAGGCGGTGACCGACGTACTCGTCGAAGCGGGCGTCGACCTCGACGGGCTGGACCTGTCTGACCTCAGCGGTCTGTCGACCGACGACCGGATCCCCGCCCGGGTCGTCGACGACGTCGTCACCGCGGCCACGGGCACCGGTGAGCAGTCCGAGAAGCTGCGCGCAATGGTGGACGACCTCGCCGTCGGGGGCGGAAGCGGAACGCTATGGGACCGGTTCGTGGCCCCCTCACCCGGGGCCGGCTGGGTCCGCGCCAAGACCGGCACGTTGGACAACGTGAACGCCCTCGCCGGATACGTCGTCGACGTCGATGGCCGCGCACTGACCTTCGCCTTGATGTCGACCGGCACCATGCAGGACGTCGCCAAACCGGCGCTCGACGCGCTCGCTACGGTGCTGCGGCTGTGCGGTTGTCGCTGA